The Papaver somniferum cultivar HN1 chromosome 3, ASM357369v1, whole genome shotgun sequence genome includes a region encoding these proteins:
- the LOC113359804 gene encoding uncharacterized protein LOC113359804 has product MASRIRRSVSFSHPNSSPKTNHARSSSLPCRSHPLISQLEDEIKNLKIWEANPNLKTSAWLNEGLTMLKNVHDSFGDLLHLSQTRDSFRRRSEWVESLLEDYLRFVDVYGIFRASIVSIKEEQLKLEMSLRRNNESMISLYARERKKINKDMMKIVSSNVRFTGKYLIPVTTMVESNSADFELSNVLRDVNDVTQMVTMCLIKGVSSSIEIKRNSWKNLRNLWNNKKKTSDKEEGIKEVVEVIESLSDLRINGEGDKNRKDRSKALEKLERLDKCIEEIGNGSEKVFRSLINTRVSLLNIITH; this is encoded by the coding sequence ATGGCATCAAGAATTCGCAGAAGTGTTTCTTTTTCACACCCAAATTCATCACCAAAAACTAACCACGCAAGATCATCAAGTCTTCCTTGTAGATCTCATCCGTTAATATCTCAACttgaagatgaaattaaaaatctcaaaatttggGAAGCAAATCCTAATTTGAAGACTTCTGCTTGGCTGAATGAAGGTTTGACTATGCTTAAGAATGTACATGATTCTTTTGGTGATCTACTTCATCTATCACAAACACGAGATTCATTTCGTCGTAGATCTGAATGGGTTGAATCTCTTCTAGAGGATTATCTTCGATTCGTCGATGTTTATGGAATTTTTAGAGCTTCAATTGTTTCAATAAAAGAGGAGCAGTTGAAATTAGAAATGTCTTTAAGAAGAAATAATGAATCAATGATTTCATTGTATgctagagaaagaaagaaaataaataaagataTGATGAAAATTGTATCTTCAAATGTTAGATTCACAGGAAAATATTTAATTCCTGTAACAACAATGGTGGAATCAAATTCTGCTGATTTTGAACTATCTAATGTTCTTAGAGATGTGAATGATGTAACACAAATGGTTACAATGTGTTTGATTAAAGGAGTTTCTTCTTCCATTGAAATTAAGAGAAATTCTTGGAAAAATCTAAGGAACTTGtggaataataaaaagaaaacgaGTGACAAAGAAGAAGGAATCAAAGAAGTTGTAGAAGTCATTGAAAGTTTATCTGATTTGAGAATTAACGGTGAAGGAGATAAAAACAGAAAAGATAGAAGCAAGGCTTTAGAAAAGTTGGAACGTTTAGATAAATGCATTGAAGAGATTGGAAATGGAAGTGAGAAAGTTTTTAGAAGTTTGATTAATACTAGGGTTTCTTTGCTTAATATTATCACGCACTAG